In Actinoplanes sp. NBC_00393, a single genomic region encodes these proteins:
- a CDS encoding DUF6518 family protein, producing the protein MRRWWLAAPAVGAALATAAALVNHVPIALGEGGEARSERGLWSQIAEFASLILDSGWAWAAAAVAAGWLVSDRARPWLVAAVSGVVTLLTATLVYSGWEDLLSGGGYLQTFWLVGGLVLGPVLGLVGAAIRRPGPVGTVAALVVPAGAALNMVVLPPPAESLVAQPVMWLVWAGAAVAAVLVLVRRPVLAGSGGRTRSPAAPPRPETPA; encoded by the coding sequence GTGAGGCGCTGGTGGCTGGCCGCGCCGGCCGTCGGTGCGGCGCTGGCCACCGCTGCCGCCCTGGTCAACCACGTGCCGATAGCGCTGGGCGAGGGCGGTGAGGCCCGGTCCGAGCGTGGTCTCTGGTCGCAGATCGCCGAGTTCGCCAGCCTGATCCTCGACTCCGGCTGGGCGTGGGCGGCGGCCGCGGTGGCGGCGGGCTGGCTGGTCAGCGACCGCGCCCGGCCGTGGCTGGTGGCGGCCGTGTCCGGTGTCGTCACGCTGCTCACCGCGACGCTGGTGTACAGCGGCTGGGAGGACCTGCTGTCCGGCGGCGGCTATCTGCAGACGTTCTGGCTGGTCGGCGGCCTCGTGCTGGGCCCGGTGCTGGGTCTGGTGGGCGCCGCGATCCGCCGGCCGGGACCGGTTGGCACCGTGGCCGCCCTGGTCGTGCCGGCCGGCGCGGCGCTCAACATGGTGGTGCTCCCGCCGCCCGCGGAGAGCCTGGTCGCACAGCCGGTGATGTGGCTGGTCTGGGCGGGCGCCGCGGTGGCCGCCGTGCTGGTGCTGGTCAGGCGGCCGGTTCTCGCCGGTTCAGGCGGGCGCACGCGTAGCCCAGCAGCGCCGCCCCGCCCAGAGACGCCAGCATGA
- a CDS encoding sigma-70 family RNA polymerase sigma factor: MLELLERRDFTRFAHSSTARLHSSAFQLCHDWHLAQDLTQATLTKLYLSWHRAADPSAYAHKILLRVFLDHQRRRSSGEALTGMLREPAYTVSPELRLAMIDALNRLPARDRAIVLLRYFADHSVEQVAEELDVPVTVVKSQTRRSLIKLRQMLRADRAALFS; encoded by the coding sequence GTGCTTGAACTACTGGAAAGACGGGACTTCACGCGCTTCGCGCATTCGTCCACGGCGCGGCTGCACAGCAGCGCGTTCCAGCTGTGCCACGACTGGCATCTGGCCCAGGACCTCACCCAGGCCACGCTGACCAAGCTCTATCTGAGCTGGCACCGGGCCGCAGACCCGTCGGCGTACGCCCACAAGATCCTGCTTCGTGTCTTCCTGGACCACCAGCGCCGCCGCAGCAGCGGTGAAGCGCTGACCGGGATGCTGCGCGAACCCGCGTACACGGTGAGCCCGGAACTGCGGCTCGCCATGATCGACGCGCTGAACCGGCTGCCGGCCCGGGACCGGGCGATCGTGCTGCTGCGCTACTTCGCCGACCACAGCGTGGAGCAGGTCGCCGAGGAGCTGGACGTGCCGGTGACCGTGGTGAAGAGCCAGACCCGGCGCTCGCTGATCAAGCTGCGGCAGATGCTGCGCGCCGACCGTGCGGCCCTGTTCTCCTGA
- a CDS encoding GNAT family N-acetyltransferase, whose amino-acid sequence MRTIVIDDLSGPRIAALLQEHVDEMRAITPPESKHALDLDGLRQPDVTFWSVYDGDELVGCGALKELDAATAEVKSMRTAAAAQRRGVASAVLAHLVAAGRDRGYTRLYLETGSAAFFAPARALYEKFGFTYCEPFAGYRPDPNSVHMILHLT is encoded by the coding sequence ATGCGCACGATCGTGATCGACGACCTGAGTGGGCCGCGGATCGCCGCCCTGCTGCAGGAGCACGTGGACGAGATGCGTGCGATCACGCCGCCGGAGAGCAAGCACGCCCTCGACCTGGACGGGCTGCGGCAGCCCGACGTGACGTTCTGGTCGGTCTACGACGGGGACGAGCTCGTCGGCTGCGGCGCCCTGAAGGAACTGGACGCCGCCACCGCCGAGGTCAAGTCGATGCGTACCGCCGCGGCCGCCCAGCGCCGCGGCGTCGCCTCCGCGGTGCTCGCCCACCTGGTCGCCGCAGGCCGGGACCGCGGCTACACCCGGCTCTACCTGGAGACCGGTTCGGCGGCGTTCTTCGCACCGGCCCGCGCCCTGTACGAGAAGTTCGGCTTCACCTACTGCGAGCCGTTCGCCGGCTACCGGCCGGACCCGAACAGCGTACACATGATCTTGCACTTGACCTGA
- a CDS encoding LysE family translocator, translated as MDWASYAAFLGLAIVVVLIPGPDFAVVTGNTISGGRARGMWCAAGVATSNAVQGTAAVVGLGALIVSAQPVFQAIKWAGAAYLIYLGVRALRSAWRGQYPMAAAEGGRGAAVRGWRQGFLSNITNPKVLVFYLAVLPQFLTPGAKAPEMMGYALSHALLSLSYLLVLSAFLHRARRVLTRRRVRRTLDGLTGTAMVAFGARIAVER; from the coding sequence ATGGATTGGGCTTCCTACGCAGCGTTCCTCGGGCTGGCGATTGTCGTCGTGCTCATTCCCGGACCGGACTTCGCGGTCGTCACCGGCAACACGATCTCCGGCGGCCGGGCCCGCGGCATGTGGTGCGCCGCCGGCGTCGCCACCTCGAACGCGGTGCAGGGCACCGCGGCGGTCGTCGGCCTGGGTGCACTGATCGTGAGCGCACAGCCGGTGTTCCAGGCGATCAAGTGGGCCGGCGCCGCCTACCTGATCTATCTCGGGGTGCGGGCGCTGCGGTCGGCGTGGCGCGGACAGTATCCGATGGCGGCCGCCGAGGGCGGCCGGGGCGCGGCGGTCCGCGGCTGGCGGCAGGGCTTCCTGTCCAACATCACCAACCCGAAGGTGCTGGTCTTCTATCTGGCGGTGCTCCCCCAGTTCCTCACGCCGGGCGCCAAGGCGCCGGAGATGATGGGGTACGCGCTGAGCCACGCCCTGCTCTCCCTGAGCTACCTGCTCGTGCTCTCCGCGTTCCTGCACCGGGCCCGGCGGGTGCTGACCCGGCGGCGGGTGCGCCGCACGCTGGACGGGCTGACCGGTACGGCGATGGTCGCGTTCGGCGCCCGGATCGCGGTGGAGCGGTGA
- a CDS encoding class I SAM-dependent methyltransferase: MTADYRQIAAEGTPTGWFETLYAEAGAGRAEVPWDIPEATAHLREFPLPPGEGRRALVVGCGNGRDAEHLAAAGYATTAFDIAPTAIELARSRHPGSPVDYVVADLLDPPAAWRQAFDLVLESNNVQALPTALRARAIPTVGTFVAPGGTLLVLAAAAVARPGDGPPWPLTRAEMDAFASDGLRPLAVEHVEAPDTTFPGRWRAVFTR, from the coding sequence GTGACCGCGGACTACCGGCAGATCGCCGCCGAAGGCACGCCGACCGGCTGGTTCGAGACCCTGTACGCCGAAGCCGGCGCCGGCCGCGCCGAAGTGCCATGGGACATCCCCGAGGCCACCGCCCACCTGCGCGAGTTCCCGCTGCCACCGGGCGAGGGCCGGCGCGCGCTGGTCGTCGGCTGCGGCAACGGCCGCGACGCCGAACATCTGGCGGCAGCCGGCTATGCGACTACCGCATTCGACATCGCGCCGACCGCGATCGAACTGGCCCGCAGCCGCCACCCCGGCTCGCCGGTCGACTATGTGGTCGCCGACCTGCTGGACCCGCCGGCGGCGTGGCGGCAGGCCTTCGACCTGGTGCTGGAGAGCAACAACGTGCAGGCCCTGCCGACGGCTCTGCGCGCCCGGGCGATCCCCACGGTCGGCACGTTCGTCGCCCCGGGCGGCACCCTGCTCGTGCTGGCCGCCGCCGCGGTGGCCCGGCCGGGTGACGGGCCACCATGGCCGCTGACCCGCGCCGAGATGGACGCCTTCGCGTCGGACGGGCTGCGGCCGCTCGCGGTCGAGCACGTCGAGGCCCCGGACACCACGTTCCCGGGCCGCTGGCGGGCCGTCTTCACCCGCTGA
- a CDS encoding chorismate-binding protein, with protein MVHGTEINDHSPRPPLGVPPGAPAACQARHHALDVFRWHQGDPGDPGELLSDFLSANGLPVRNLGRTDDKKRTFGDSTICGAALYVSADAGSVMAGGTVGAPTPVPVIPDVYAVVYGHTRRPGPRPAGGGWTLGPWQESWTRAEHADAVQQVRAAIGRGDVYQVNVVGHGSAAYTGDPGPALRRVAGLPGARYGGVLAGDGWALATASPETLVEVRDGRVITRPIKGTRPATEQGRRELLASAKERAEHVMIVDLERNDLARLPGTGPVTVDELFAVRRWCGLWQAESVVSATLDAEVGLAELLRAVCPGGSVTGAPKLAALERIAALEPVGRGVSMGALGWLGPGHLDLGLSIRTVAVDGHRVHTWAGGGITADSDPVAEVDEAAAKVGPIRAALATGSA; from the coding sequence ATGGTCCACGGGACGGAGATCAACGACCACTCTCCGCGACCTCCTCTCGGTGTCCCGCCGGGTGCGCCGGCGGCCTGCCAAGCCCGTCACCACGCGTTAGATGTCTTCCGATGGCACCAGGGTGATCCCGGTGACCCTGGTGAGCTTCTGTCCGACTTCCTCTCCGCCAACGGACTACCGGTGCGAAATCTCGGCCGAACGGATGACAAAAAGAGGACGTTCGGCGATAGCACTATTTGCGGAGCAGCACTGTACGTGTCCGCGGATGCCGGATCTGTAATGGCTGGTGGGACCGTCGGCGCACCCACCCCGGTGCCGGTGATCCCGGACGTCTACGCCGTCGTCTACGGCCACACCCGCCGGCCCGGACCCCGCCCGGCCGGCGGCGGCTGGACCCTCGGACCGTGGCAGGAGAGCTGGACCCGCGCCGAGCACGCGGACGCCGTGCAGCAGGTCCGGGCCGCCATCGGCCGCGGCGACGTCTACCAGGTCAACGTCGTCGGGCACGGGTCGGCCGCGTACACCGGCGACCCCGGTCCGGCGCTGCGCCGCGTCGCCGGGCTGCCCGGCGCCCGCTACGGCGGTGTGCTGGCCGGCGACGGCTGGGCGCTGGCGACCGCCTCCCCGGAGACCCTGGTCGAGGTCCGCGACGGGCGGGTCATCACCCGGCCGATCAAGGGCACCCGGCCGGCCACCGAGCAGGGCCGGCGCGAACTGCTCGCCTCGGCCAAGGAACGCGCCGAACACGTCATGATCGTCGACCTGGAACGCAACGACCTGGCCCGGCTGCCGGGAACCGGACCGGTCACGGTTGATGAGCTGTTCGCCGTACGCCGCTGGTGTGGTCTCTGGCAGGCCGAGTCCGTGGTGTCGGCGACCCTCGATGCCGAGGTCGGCCTCGCCGAGCTGCTCCGGGCGGTCTGCCCGGGCGGCAGCGTGACCGGCGCGCCCAAGCTGGCCGCCCTGGAACGCATCGCCGCCCTCGAACCGGTCGGCCGCGGTGTCAGCATGGGCGCGCTCGGCTGGCTCGGCCCCGGGCACCTGGATCTCGGGCTGAGCATCCGCACCGTCGCCGTCGACGGGCACCGCGTGCACACCTGGGCTGGCGGTGGGATCACCGCCGACAGCGACCCGGTCGCCGAGGTCGACGAGGCCGCCGCCAAAGTCGGCCCGATCCGCGCCGCACTGGCCACAGGCAGCGCATAG
- the def gene encoding peptide deformylase produces the protein MTVRPIRIYGDPVLRTPADPVTDFDAALRSLVRDLEDTVREPGRAGVAGPQIGVSLRVFSYNVAGQVGHMVNPVLSGFEGEQVDDEGCLSVPGLAYATTRAAKVTATGFDQHGEPLVIHGTGFLARALQHETDHLDGRLYIDTLTGDVRRQALRELRRVMPR, from the coding sequence ATGACAGTGCGGCCCATCAGAATCTACGGCGATCCGGTGCTGCGCACCCCCGCCGACCCGGTCACCGACTTCGACGCGGCACTGCGGTCGCTGGTCCGCGATCTCGAGGACACCGTGCGCGAACCCGGCCGCGCCGGGGTGGCCGGACCGCAGATCGGGGTCAGCCTGCGAGTGTTCTCGTACAACGTGGCCGGCCAGGTCGGGCACATGGTCAACCCGGTGCTGTCCGGCTTCGAGGGCGAGCAGGTCGACGACGAGGGCTGCCTGTCGGTGCCCGGCCTCGCCTACGCCACCACCCGGGCCGCGAAGGTCACCGCCACCGGCTTCGACCAGCACGGCGAGCCCCTCGTCATCCACGGCACCGGCTTCCTGGCGCGGGCCCTGCAGCACGAGACCGACCACCTCGACGGGCGGCTCTACATCGACACGCTCACCGGAGACGTACGCCGGCAGGCGCTGCGCGAGCTGCGCCGGGTGATGCCGCGGTGA
- the gcvP gene encoding aminomethyl-transferring glycine dehydrogenase, giving the protein MTSPFVPRHIGPDPDEQTHMLKAIGYNSVGELMDAAIPEVIRWHGDLDLPAGISEEEAIAELRAIAGRNTVATSMIGLGYYGTHTPAVIKRNVLENPAWYTAYTPYQPEISQGRLEALLNFQTVVTDLTGLTTANASMLDEATAVAEAMTLARRASKVKSNVYAVDADTFPQTLAVLRTRAEPLGIEVRLVDVETGELPAEFFGLHLQYPGASGAVRDHAALVEAAHAKGALVTVAADLLALTLLRAPGEIGVDIAAGTTQRFGVPLGFGGPHAGYLAVRAGLERSLPGRLVGVSKDADGAPAYRLALQTREQHIRREKATSNICTAQVLLAVMASMYAVYHGPAGLRAIAQRTHEHALALAGGLSAAGVEVAHTAFFDTVTAVVPGRAADVVAAAASAGIDLRLVDADRVSVSCDETTTAAHVASVLQAFGAAPATPAASAVKALARTSEYLAHPVFNTHHSETNMLRYLRKLSDRDYALDRGMIPLGSCTMKLNATTEMEAVTWPEFANIHPFAPADQTEGYEALVAQLEGWLAEITGYDAVSVQPNAGSQGELAGLLAIRGYHRARGEEHRDVCLIPSSAHGTNAASAVMAGMRVVVVACDADGNIDLADLDAKIEKHRDALSAIMVTYPSTHGVYETSIAELCAKVHEAGGQVYVDGANLNALVGFAKPGKFGADVSHLNLHKTFCIPHGGGGPGVGPVAVRQHLAEFLPGNPLEEGDHHAVSAAAHGSAGILPISWAYVRMMGPDGLAAATATAVLAANYVAARLREHYPVLYAGNNGLVAHECILDLRPITKATGVSVDDVAKRLIDYGFHAPTMSFPVAGTLMVEPTESEDLAELDRFVAAMIAIKGEIDHVAAGVWPKDDSPLSNAPHTASAVSADEWDHAYPRSVAGFPEGVDRTAKYWPPVRRIDGAYGDRNLVCSCPSPEAFED; this is encoded by the coding sequence ATGACCTCGCCGTTCGTTCCCCGTCACATCGGTCCGGACCCGGACGAGCAGACCCACATGCTCAAGGCGATCGGGTACAACTCGGTCGGCGAGCTGATGGACGCCGCGATCCCCGAGGTGATCCGCTGGCACGGTGACCTGGACCTGCCGGCCGGGATCTCCGAGGAGGAGGCGATCGCCGAGCTGCGCGCGATCGCCGGGCGCAACACCGTCGCCACCTCGATGATCGGGCTGGGCTACTACGGCACCCACACGCCCGCGGTGATCAAGCGGAACGTGCTGGAGAACCCGGCGTGGTACACGGCGTACACCCCGTACCAGCCGGAGATCAGCCAGGGCCGGCTCGAGGCGCTGCTGAACTTCCAGACCGTGGTCACCGACCTGACCGGGCTGACCACGGCGAACGCCTCGATGCTGGACGAGGCCACCGCGGTGGCCGAGGCCATGACCCTCGCGCGGCGGGCCTCCAAGGTCAAGAGCAATGTGTACGCGGTGGACGCCGACACGTTCCCGCAGACCCTGGCCGTCCTGCGGACCCGCGCCGAACCGCTCGGCATCGAGGTGCGCCTGGTCGACGTCGAGACCGGCGAGCTGCCGGCCGAGTTCTTCGGCCTGCACCTGCAGTACCCGGGCGCGTCCGGCGCGGTCCGCGACCACGCCGCGCTCGTCGAGGCCGCCCACGCCAAGGGCGCCCTGGTCACGGTCGCCGCCGACCTGCTTGCGCTGACCCTGCTGCGGGCGCCGGGCGAGATCGGCGTGGACATCGCCGCGGGAACGACGCAGCGGTTCGGCGTACCCCTCGGTTTCGGTGGCCCGCACGCCGGCTACCTGGCCGTGCGTGCCGGCCTGGAGCGGTCGCTGCCCGGGCGCCTGGTCGGTGTCTCGAAGGACGCCGACGGCGCCCCGGCCTACCGGCTCGCGCTGCAGACCCGCGAGCAGCACATCCGCCGGGAGAAGGCGACCAGCAACATCTGTACCGCCCAGGTGCTCCTGGCCGTGATGGCCAGCATGTATGCGGTCTACCACGGCCCGGCCGGGCTGAGGGCGATCGCGCAGCGCACCCACGAGCACGCCCTCGCGCTCGCCGGTGGCCTGAGCGCGGCCGGCGTCGAGGTGGCGCACACCGCGTTCTTCGACACGGTGACCGCGGTCGTGCCGGGCCGGGCCGCCGACGTCGTGGCCGCCGCCGCCAGTGCCGGCATCGACCTGCGGCTCGTCGACGCCGACCGGGTGTCGGTGTCCTGCGACGAGACCACCACCGCCGCGCACGTGGCGAGCGTGCTGCAGGCGTTCGGCGCGGCCCCGGCCACGCCCGCCGCGTCCGCCGTCAAGGCCCTGGCACGCACCTCGGAGTACCTGGCCCACCCGGTGTTCAACACCCACCACTCCGAGACGAACATGCTGCGCTACCTGCGCAAACTGTCCGACCGCGACTACGCGCTGGACCGCGGCATGATCCCGCTGGGCTCGTGCACGATGAAGCTGAACGCCACCACCGAGATGGAGGCGGTCACCTGGCCGGAGTTCGCGAACATCCACCCGTTCGCGCCGGCCGACCAGACCGAGGGCTACGAGGCCCTGGTGGCCCAGCTGGAGGGCTGGCTCGCCGAGATCACCGGGTACGACGCGGTCAGCGTGCAGCCCAACGCCGGCTCGCAGGGTGAGCTCGCCGGCCTGCTCGCGATCCGCGGCTACCACCGCGCGCGCGGCGAGGAGCACCGCGACGTCTGCCTGATCCCGTCCTCGGCGCACGGCACCAACGCGGCCAGCGCGGTGATGGCCGGCATGCGGGTCGTCGTGGTGGCCTGCGACGCCGACGGCAACATCGACCTGGCCGACCTGGACGCCAAGATCGAGAAGCACCGGGACGCCCTGTCGGCGATCATGGTGACCTACCCGTCGACCCACGGCGTCTACGAGACGTCGATCGCCGAGCTGTGCGCCAAGGTGCACGAGGCCGGCGGGCAGGTGTACGTCGACGGTGCCAACCTCAACGCGCTGGTCGGGTTCGCCAAGCCGGGCAAGTTCGGCGCCGACGTGTCGCACCTGAACCTGCACAAGACGTTCTGCATCCCGCACGGCGGCGGCGGCCCCGGTGTCGGCCCGGTCGCGGTCCGGCAGCACCTGGCCGAGTTCCTGCCCGGCAACCCCCTCGAAGAGGGCGATCACCACGCCGTCTCGGCGGCCGCGCACGGGTCGGCCGGCATCCTGCCGATCTCCTGGGCGTACGTGCGGATGATGGGCCCGGACGGCCTGGCCGCGGCGACCGCCACGGCGGTGCTGGCCGCCAACTACGTGGCGGCGCGGCTGCGCGAGCACTACCCGGTGCTGTACGCGGGCAACAACGGCCTGGTCGCCCACGAGTGCATCCTCGACCTGCGGCCGATCACGAAGGCCACCGGCGTCTCGGTGGACGACGTGGCGAAGCGGCTGATCGACTACGGCTTCCACGCGCCGACGATGTCGTTCCCGGTGGCCGGCACGCTGATGGTGGAGCCGACCGAGAGCGAGGACCTGGCCGAGCTGGACCGGTTCGTGGCCGCGATGATCGCCATCAAGGGCGAGATCGACCACGTGGCGGCGGGCGTGTGGCCCAAGGACGACAGCCCGCTGTCCAACGCCCCGCACACCGCTTCAGCAGTGTCGGCCGACGAGTGGGACCACGCGTACCCGCGGTCCGTGGCGGGTTTCCCGGAGGGCGTGGACCGGACGGCGAAGTACTGGCCGCCGGTGCGCCGCATCGACGGGGCGTACGGCGACCGGAACCTGGTCTGCTCGTGCCCGTCGCCGGAGGCGTTCGAGGACTGA
- a CDS encoding DUF2306 domain-containing protein, whose protein sequence is MPKRAVPLMLAVAVVVSLVLVAPYLSLDVADSRLEVGGGLHYGVLVGHIFTAAVALVLGPLQFLARVRARRRLHRVIGRVYLLGGVVPSAVTAIPVALWSGRPLTQVGLTVAAVLWLVSAGLAYRAVRRRDFAAHREWMMRNYALTFLAVTARIVVPVMLLALVLVRGIDADRIEETVAGLIPLGQSLGWMINLAVAEVLIRRKPARAVLIKGSTV, encoded by the coding sequence ATGCCCAAGCGTGCTGTTCCGCTGATGCTTGCCGTCGCTGTTGTGGTGAGCCTTGTCCTGGTTGCGCCGTATCTGAGCCTTGATGTCGCGGACAGCCGGCTCGAGGTGGGCGGCGGGCTGCACTACGGCGTGCTGGTGGGGCACATCTTCACCGCGGCGGTCGCGCTGGTGCTCGGGCCGCTCCAGTTCCTGGCGCGGGTGCGGGCTCGCCGGCGGCTGCACCGTGTGATCGGCCGGGTCTACCTGCTCGGCGGGGTGGTGCCGTCGGCGGTCACGGCGATCCCGGTGGCGTTGTGGTCGGGGCGGCCGCTGACCCAGGTCGGGCTCACCGTGGCGGCGGTGTTGTGGCTGGTCAGTGCGGGGCTGGCGTACCGGGCTGTCCGGCGGCGGGACTTCGCCGCCCACCGCGAGTGGATGATGCGCAACTACGCGCTGACGTTCCTGGCCGTCACGGCCCGGATCGTGGTGCCGGTGATGCTGCTCGCGCTCGTGCTGGTCCGAGGGATCGACGCGGACCGGATCGAGGAGACCGTGGCCGGCCTGATCCCGCTCGGGCAGAGCCTCGGCTGGATGATCAACCTGGCCGTCGCGGAGGTGCTCATCCGCCGCAAACCCGCTCGCGCCGTCTTGATCAAGGGATCTACTGTGTGA
- a CDS encoding DUF5999 family protein: protein MCQHLIPCPPAEAIDREAARIIATFREQGWSLLCNGVIVFEDTGELLPDGTMIEPHRGPAVHCLAA, encoded by the coding sequence ATGTGTCAGCACCTGATTCCATGCCCACCAGCCGAGGCCATCGACCGTGAGGCCGCCCGGATCATCGCGACCTTCCGGGAGCAGGGCTGGAGCCTTCTCTGCAACGGCGTCATCGTCTTCGAGGACACCGGCGAACTGCTGCCGGACGGCACGATGATCGAGCCGCACCGCGGCCCGGCCGTGCACTGCCTCGCTGCCTGA